The following proteins come from a genomic window of Methanocella conradii HZ254:
- a CDS encoding very short patch repair endonuclease — translation MDRISPAERSKIMSKIKAKNTKAEIILRKELWKLGIRGYRIHYNIPGKPDIAFVSKKIAIFIDGDFWHGYLWKYKGMIPPRQYWQDKIEKNMLRDQRINTELKNMGWKVIRIWEHEVLNEMATVVNKLLREIQDRSEN, via the coding sequence ATGGATAGGATTTCCCCAGCCGAAAGAAGTAAAATTATGTCAAAAATCAAGGCAAAAAACACAAAAGCAGAAATTATTTTACGGAAAGAGCTATGGAAATTAGGTATAAGAGGGTATCGTATCCATTATAATATACCCGGAAAGCCTGATATAGCCTTTGTATCTAAAAAAATAGCAATATTTATTGATGGAGATTTCTGGCATGGATATCTTTGGAAATATAAAGGAATGATACCTCCAAGGCAATATTGGCAAGATAAGATTGAGAAAAATATGCTCAGGGACCAAAGGATTAATACAGAATTGAAAAACATGGGCTGGAAGGTTATTAGAATTTGGGAGCATGAGGTTTTAAATGAAATGGCTACGGTTGTTAATAAATTATTAAGAGAAATCCAAGATAGGAGTGAAAATTAA
- a CDS encoding PD-(D/E)XK motif protein produces MSIISLYNQVKNAKLDSKYKAIIIPGANDVFLASDETGRPCLFLKSNENNTWPSLHTERISLCLNKEYLLLFQDGTRAQGKYNALLCLSDMPEDIDTFLTLLEAFIIHSKNVEIRTEEIISFFYSLARLFAIKPDENIKSRRQGLWGELLMMRSIKGYAFWAPFWHIESNRLFDFSMQGKRIEVKTTTKPNRIHSVSHSQVYSLGNDDILIASILLKEDDSGVSLRTLISECREALKRTQYYFKIENAIRHANMQNPSEEGPKFNINDAERSLRWYNSENVPRFESEEPEGVSGTHYMIDLTNSIAVEHAWLSDWLNQWHT; encoded by the coding sequence ATGAGCATTATAAGCCTATATAATCAAGTTAAAAATGCAAAATTAGATAGTAAATATAAAGCCATTATTATCCCAGGGGCTAATGATGTTTTTTTAGCTTCAGATGAGACTGGTAGGCCATGCCTTTTTTTAAAAAGCAATGAAAACAACACTTGGCCTAGTTTACATACAGAGCGCATATCCCTTTGTTTAAACAAGGAATATTTACTACTATTCCAAGATGGCACAAGAGCGCAAGGAAAATATAATGCGCTTTTATGCCTAAGCGATATGCCAGAGGATATTGATACATTCTTAACTCTTCTTGAAGCCTTTATTATACATAGCAAAAATGTGGAGATAAGAACAGAGGAAATAATATCTTTTTTTTATTCCCTAGCTAGGCTATTTGCTATTAAGCCTGATGAAAATATAAAAAGTAGGCGACAAGGGCTTTGGGGGGAACTATTGATGATGAGGTCTATCAAAGGCTATGCCTTTTGGGCTCCTTTTTGGCATATAGAATCTAACCGGCTTTTCGATTTTTCAATGCAAGGCAAGCGTATAGAAGTTAAGACTACAACTAAGCCAAATAGGATTCATTCAGTCTCCCATAGCCAAGTATATTCTCTAGGCAATGATGACATCCTTATAGCCTCAATATTACTTAAGGAAGATGATTCGGGCGTAAGCCTCCGTACTTTAATATCAGAGTGCAGAGAAGCGCTTAAGAGGACACAATACTATTTTAAAATCGAAAATGCAATTAGGCATGCAAACATGCAAAACCCTAGCGAGGAAGGGCCAAAATTCAATATCAACGATGCAGAGCGCTCTCTAAGGTGGTATAACTCAGAAAATGTGCCAAGGTTCGAATCGGAAGAGCCTGAGGGGGTGTCTGGAACACATTATATGATAGACTTGACTAACTCAATAGCAGTTGAGCATGCATGGCTTTCCGATTGGCTAAATCAATGGCATACTTAG
- a CDS encoding Z1 domain-containing protein, with protein sequence MVGPIGIEPINQQDNWNINVETNEIRNLRMRYGNDVSDDDFQRVVETAVRIMSNFPNPQGPPRAVTGLALGKVQSGKTLSFTTLIALAASNQYRIIVVLAGTKKTLFKQTKERLERDLGINDPSVVNNILIFPNPKPRDIPSISRTLDTGRCALIVCMKNRSRITPVTRLLSSPELRDKSPVLIIDDEGDEASLNTAFREESQSPTYRSILELRRSVPKCAYVAYTATPQANLLLQQLDALHPEFCVLVHPGEGYCGGSVFFGDNISQYIRIIPDEHVEIIDEGEIAESLQEALALFLVGAAIRHSRRRNDKHSMLIHTSHRMEDHSRLYNALYQLHENWLSRIRLMDNDPGKQDLMQRFLAAYNDLATTVSNPPEWDMIREQLKFELNATCIWIFNSLERREDEPLFQLENNIVIGGNMLGRGVTIKNLSVTYITRRAEGETNADTMEQRARWFGYKRSYLDLCRVYMTRQLREDYIELLHHEDDFWDSLRRYSDYGLPVSQWPPLLRLYSDSLRPTRPNVANYRRLDVNAWTIMQPILDPDAAQNNLIAIDRFFHSHPPEPYTIGNVTHQIVRACPILNVVDELVKNIAPGADWDTELISEYLLRLLSNGRLMDIDVVLMSGPDNGFRVRNPRLGINGNADPINGKINPMEGHSTNREPNDPLYYPGDREITNGRPQLQVHKILYGGELRTCSLALHIPDIEEYNLPYYTRVNME encoded by the coding sequence ATGGTAGGCCCTATTGGTATTGAGCCTATAAATCAACAAGACAATTGGAATATTAATGTTGAGACTAATGAGATAAGAAACTTACGTATGCGATATGGTAATGATGTAAGTGATGATGATTTCCAAAGGGTAGTCGAAACTGCAGTTAGGATAATGTCAAATTTCCCTAATCCTCAAGGCCCGCCAAGAGCAGTTACAGGCCTTGCCCTAGGTAAGGTTCAAAGCGGAAAGACGCTCTCATTTACCACCCTTATTGCGCTGGCTGCAAGTAACCAATATAGGATAATTGTCGTATTAGCCGGAACAAAAAAGACACTCTTTAAGCAGACAAAAGAGCGCCTTGAAAGAGACTTAGGCATAAATGACCCAAGTGTTGTAAATAATATATTGATTTTCCCTAACCCTAAACCAAGAGATATTCCAAGTATATCAAGAACCTTAGATACAGGAAGATGCGCGCTTATCGTTTGCATGAAGAATAGGAGCCGAATAACTCCTGTTACTAGGCTTTTATCTTCTCCTGAGTTAAGAGATAAATCTCCTGTACTAATAATTGATGATGAGGGAGATGAAGCATCTCTCAATACAGCTTTTAGAGAGGAAAGCCAATCACCAACATACCGAAGTATTCTAGAGCTCCGTAGATCTGTGCCTAAATGCGCATATGTTGCATATACAGCAACACCTCAGGCAAATCTCTTGCTTCAGCAGTTAGATGCCCTTCATCCGGAATTTTGTGTTCTCGTACATCCAGGAGAAGGATATTGTGGCGGCTCGGTTTTTTTCGGAGATAATATTAGCCAATACATAAGAATAATCCCAGACGAGCATGTAGAAATAATCGATGAGGGCGAGATTGCTGAAAGCCTTCAAGAAGCGCTTGCATTATTTTTAGTAGGCGCAGCAATAAGGCATAGTCGTCGCAGGAATGATAAACATTCTATGCTAATACACACAAGCCATCGTATGGAAGACCATTCAAGACTATATAATGCATTGTACCAACTGCATGAGAATTGGCTTAGCAGGATTAGGCTTATGGATAATGACCCTGGCAAGCAAGACTTGATGCAAAGATTCTTGGCAGCATATAATGATTTAGCAACAACAGTAAGTAATCCACCAGAATGGGATATGATACGGGAACAACTCAAATTCGAACTAAACGCAACATGTATTTGGATCTTTAATAGCCTGGAAAGGAGAGAAGATGAGCCTCTATTTCAGCTTGAGAATAATATTGTAATAGGCGGTAACATGCTGGGAAGAGGTGTTACGATAAAAAACTTATCTGTTACTTACATAACAAGAAGAGCAGAAGGCGAGACTAACGCGGATACGATGGAGCAAAGGGCGAGATGGTTTGGCTATAAAAGAAGCTATTTAGATCTTTGTAGAGTCTATATGACTAGACAATTGAGGGAAGATTATATAGAATTGCTTCATCATGAAGATGATTTCTGGGATTCATTACGACGATATTCAGACTATGGCCTTCCAGTCTCACAATGGCCTCCTTTACTGCGCCTATACAGCGATAGCTTAAGGCCCACTCGCCCTAATGTAGCGAACTATAGGCGTCTTGATGTAAATGCTTGGACAATTATGCAGCCAATCTTAGACCCTGATGCTGCCCAAAATAATCTTATAGCTATCGATAGATTTTTCCATAGCCATCCTCCAGAGCCATATACGATAGGCAATGTAACTCACCAGATTGTTCGAGCGTGCCCCATTTTGAATGTAGTCGATGAATTGGTAAAGAATATTGCGCCAGGGGCAGATTGGGATACTGAACTGATATCCGAATATTTATTAAGGCTATTATCTAATGGGCGCCTAATGGATATTGATGTAGTACTAATGAGCGGCCCAGATAATGGATTTAGGGTAAGGAACCCTAGATTGGGCATTAATGGAAATGCCGATCCTATAAATGGGAAGATAAACCCAATGGAAGGACATAGCACAAATCGCGAGCCTAATGATCCGCTTTATTATCCCGGCGATAGGGAGATAACGAATGGCCGGCCACAATTGCAAGTACACAAGATTCTCTATGGCGGCGAATTAAGAACATGCTCTTTAGCTTTGCATATTCCTGATATAGAGGAATATAACTTGCCATACTACACTAGAGTGAACATGGAATGA
- a CDS encoding ATP-binding protein — protein MSEVMYSKDSDNSLPNKNITIDIRPPVSVYATYRRLNYQPWYAIAEFVDNSTQNYYDHKSELLDAFKKTGEKCLDIKIQYDSDNNSLIIIDNANGMNIEELTRAIVLNRPPPNTSGRCEYGMGLKTAACWFGRNWSIETKRLGSTEKYTVFINVQDLIDKKIESIPIKIQPSEALDHYTIIKIWDLYKPLRTRTHQRIKDQLASMYRQDLRTGEISIWYGGIPLKFSEPPIFIEKFKDGTSKKWQKEINLDVYWKPGNKTLNAHGWIGIRIPGSQRDAGFVLFRRGRVILGGPDNGYKPIEIFGQGNSYCSQRLIGEIHMDDWPVTQSKDMFDWSGGLEDDFIDMLKAICKEYIDKAEEYRAKEPPTEKQMLEASKGPNKMLSETKLAECISSVLEAKETQKSKENDAKEIKANEEKTIIENIRSISKGPLSFKLALKDTNWHFLLYWQDQKTDAQWMSIDYSEEPSVKIYLNSAHPFFTPYLDSREMLELLQKFVISMALAEKLARMTSQRGLIDPADFRDNMNKVLRYASEIKEE, from the coding sequence ATGTCTGAAGTTATGTATAGTAAAGATTCAGATAATAGCTTACCAAATAAAAATATAACGATTGATATACGCCCGCCAGTTAGTGTCTATGCAACATATAGAAGGCTAAATTATCAGCCATGGTATGCAATAGCAGAATTTGTAGATAACTCTACACAAAACTATTATGACCATAAAAGCGAGTTACTTGATGCCTTTAAGAAAACTGGAGAAAAATGCCTTGATATCAAGATACAATATGATAGCGATAATAATAGTTTGATTATTATTGATAACGCTAATGGTATGAATATTGAAGAGCTAACTCGTGCAATTGTGCTTAATAGGCCTCCACCTAATACTAGTGGACGCTGCGAGTATGGTATGGGTCTAAAAACTGCTGCTTGCTGGTTTGGCAGAAATTGGTCTATAGAGACAAAAAGGCTAGGCTCTACAGAAAAATATACTGTTTTCATAAATGTTCAAGACCTTATTGATAAAAAGATTGAATCTATACCTATTAAAATACAACCCTCAGAAGCACTTGACCATTATACAATAATAAAAATATGGGATTTATATAAACCTCTTCGTACTCGGACCCATCAAAGAATAAAAGATCAATTAGCAAGTATGTATAGGCAAGATCTCCGTACAGGAGAGATTAGTATTTGGTATGGCGGGATACCTTTAAAATTCAGTGAGCCGCCAATTTTTATAGAAAAATTTAAGGATGGCACTTCGAAAAAATGGCAAAAGGAAATAAATCTAGATGTATATTGGAAGCCAGGAAATAAAACATTAAATGCCCATGGATGGATTGGCATTAGAATTCCAGGTAGCCAGAGAGATGCTGGATTTGTTCTTTTCAGGCGAGGTAGGGTAATACTAGGCGGCCCAGATAATGGATATAAGCCAATAGAGATTTTTGGGCAAGGGAATTCATATTGCTCACAAAGGTTAATTGGTGAGATACATATGGATGACTGGCCAGTCACACAATCAAAAGATATGTTCGACTGGTCTGGTGGGCTTGAAGATGATTTTATTGATATGCTGAAAGCTATTTGCAAGGAATATATAGATAAGGCAGAAGAGTATAGGGCAAAAGAGCCACCTACAGAAAAGCAAATGCTGGAAGCCTCAAAAGGCCCAAATAAAATGCTTTCGGAGACAAAACTGGCAGAATGTATTTCTAGTGTATTAGAGGCAAAAGAAACACAAAAAAGTAAAGAAAACGATGCTAAAGAAATTAAAGCTAATGAAGAGAAGACTATAATAGAAAATATTAGATCAATTAGTAAAGGCCCTCTATCATTTAAATTGGCACTAAAAGATACAAATTGGCACTTTTTGCTATACTGGCAAGACCAGAAGACAGATGCTCAGTGGATGAGCATAGACTATTCTGAAGAGCCTTCTGTGAAAATTTACCTTAATTCAGCGCACCCATTCTTTACGCCATACCTAGATAGCCGGGAAATGCTAGAGCTATTGCAAAAATTTGTTATCTCAATGGCGCTAGCAGAAAAGTTAGCGAGAATGACATCCCAGAGAGGATTGATTGATCCAGCAGATTTCAGGGATAATATGAATAAGGTATTACGCTATGCCTCTGAAATAAAGGAGGAATAA
- the dcm gene encoding DNA (cytosine-5-)-methyltransferase has protein sequence MKFIDLFAGLGGFHLALRELGHECVFASEINENLRKIYLANFGIKPEGDIRDIAIEKIPPHDIICAGFPCQPFSKAGSQKGLNDTERGTLFYEILKIIDYHDPKYLIFENVPNIRRHNNGQTWRIIEGLLRDRGYDISCNDISPHHFGIPQIRLRTYIVGKKNSLDGFSWPRVNQKNDVSILSILDKKPEGAQKILPRMKSCLEVWQKFLDKAPKNESIPHPLWSMEFGATYPYENTTPYALQYDDLLNYKGSFGRKLEGDTKNELMSQLPSYATRKQKHFPQWKIRMIRKNRDFYEKNIDWLDDWKKEISIYPSSYQKLEWNCQGDERKIRNYIIQFRASGVRVKRLTTAPSLVAMTSTQVPIIGWECRYMTPNECKRLQSMDELKYLPHPKSMAYEALGNAINVKVARYVAESLLMHD, from the coding sequence ATGAAATTTATAGACCTATTCGCCGGCCTTGGGGGTTTTCATTTAGCACTGCGCGAGTTGGGTCATGAGTGTGTTTTTGCCTCAGAAATAAATGAAAATTTGAGAAAAATATACTTAGCTAATTTTGGGATAAAGCCAGAGGGAGATATAAGAGATATAGCAATAGAAAAAATACCACCCCATGATATAATATGCGCTGGGTTTCCTTGCCAGCCATTTTCTAAGGCTGGCAGCCAAAAAGGCTTAAATGATACTGAAAGAGGAACCCTTTTTTACGAAATATTGAAAATAATCGACTATCATGATCCAAAATACCTTATTTTCGAGAATGTTCCTAACATAAGAAGGCACAATAACGGCCAAACTTGGCGGATTATAGAGGGATTACTAAGAGATAGGGGGTATGATATTTCTTGTAATGATATATCGCCGCATCATTTTGGTATTCCTCAAATACGTCTAAGGACATATATTGTAGGGAAAAAAAACTCTTTAGATGGCTTTTCATGGCCAAGAGTTAATCAAAAAAACGACGTGTCAATTCTATCAATATTAGATAAGAAACCAGAGGGAGCACAAAAAATATTGCCCCGAATGAAAAGCTGCTTGGAGGTTTGGCAAAAATTTCTAGATAAAGCTCCAAAAAATGAGAGTATACCTCATCCTTTATGGTCAATGGAATTTGGTGCAACATATCCTTATGAAAATACAACGCCTTATGCGCTACAATATGATGATTTACTTAATTATAAAGGCTCTTTTGGCAGGAAGCTTGAAGGAGACACGAAGAATGAGCTTATGTCACAATTGCCCTCATATGCTACAAGAAAGCAGAAGCATTTTCCTCAATGGAAAATCCGCATGATTAGGAAAAATAGGGATTTCTATGAAAAAAATATCGATTGGCTTGACGATTGGAAAAAGGAGATTAGTATATATCCTTCGAGTTACCAAAAGCTAGAGTGGAATTGCCAGGGAGATGAGCGTAAAATAAGAAATTATATAATCCAATTCAGAGCATCAGGTGTACGAGTAAAGCGTCTAACTACAGCTCCTTCGCTAGTAGCTATGACCTCAACTCAGGTACCAATTATTGGGTGGGAGTGCAGGTATATGACACCAAATGAATGCAAGCGTCTTCAAAGTATGGATGAATTAAAGTATCTTCCGCATCCGAAGTCTATGGCTTATGAGGCATTAGGAAATGCTATAAATGTAAAAGTAGCAAGGTATGTAGCGGAATCTTTACTTATGCATGACTGA
- a CDS encoding type II toxin-antitoxin system HicB family antitoxin, which produces MKPLNYRILFKKEPEGGYTVTVPSLPGCITYGETIEEAKKMAKEAIELYIESLKAHGEEIPTEEETLEYTLTITAYA; this is translated from the coding sequence ATGAAACCTTTGAACTATAGAATTCTATTTAAAAAGGAGCCGGAAGGAGGCTATACAGTCACCGTCCCTTCCTTGCCAGGCTGTATCACCTATGGCGAGACGATAGAGGAAGCTAAAAAGATGGCAAAAGAAGCCATAGAGCTATACATCGAGAGCTTGAAGGCTCATGGCGAAGAGATACCTACAGAAGAAGAGACTCTTGAGTATACGTTAACGATCACCGCCTATGCCTAA
- a CDS encoding DUF5131 family protein, producing the protein MGINTGIEWTQATWNPVTGCTKVSPGCKNCYAERMAIRLKAMGNPSYTNGFKVTLHNNLLGLPLTWKKPQHIFVNSMSDLFHKDVSIEFIQNVFDVMNNALWHSFQILTKRSDRLVELDPILKWAPNIWMGVSVENEDYLYRIDDLRKTRAYIKFISFEPLLGPVGKLDLKSIDWVIVGGESGPGARKIEQSWVIDIRDQCNTRHIPFFFKQWGGVQRKKAGRVLEGRTWDEMPLA; encoded by the coding sequence ATGGGCATAAATACTGGAATCGAATGGACCCAGGCCACCTGGAATCCGGTAACTGGTTGCACGAAGGTCAGCCCTGGCTGTAAGAATTGCTATGCGGAGCGGATGGCCATCCGGCTAAAGGCGATGGGCAACCCAAGCTATACAAACGGCTTTAAAGTTACGCTGCATAATAACTTATTAGGCTTACCATTAACCTGGAAGAAGCCACAACATATATTTGTCAATTCTATGAGCGACCTATTCCACAAAGACGTGTCTATCGAATTCATACAGAATGTGTTTGATGTCATGAATAACGCTCTTTGGCATAGTTTCCAAATACTAACTAAGAGGTCTGACCGATTGGTCGAATTGGACCCTATTTTAAAATGGGCGCCGAACATCTGGATGGGCGTAAGCGTTGAAAATGAGGATTACCTGTATAGGATTGATGACCTTAGAAAGACCAGGGCTTATATTAAGTTTATATCGTTTGAGCCATTGCTCGGACCTGTAGGGAAACTGGACCTCAAGAGCATTGATTGGGTAATCGTTGGGGGCGAATCCGGGCCAGGGGCGAGAAAGATAGAGCAATCATGGGTAATAGACATTCGCGACCAGTGCAATACCAGGCATATACCGTTTTTCTTCAAGCAGTGGGGCGGAGTCCAGAGGAAGAAGGCCGGGAGAGTACTAGAAGGAAGGACGTGGGATGAAATGCCCCTGGCATAA
- a CDS encoding three-Cys-motif partner protein TcmP, with protein MNTDKFFEESKEQSIVKATIVSKYFYAWAKVLISQVKNKDKKIAYIDLFAGPGRYKDGSKSTPILILEKAIADKDMQEMLVTIFNDGDPEHAESLKKAIAEIPGINTLKYAPDIKTIVVGEELAKIFEKIKLVPTLFFVDPWGYKGLSLRLINSVLRNFGCDCIIFFNFNRINMGLNNPLVKEHMSALFGNERVESLKQRLDKMNPYERELTVIEEISNALKEMGGKFVLPFRFRSSKGDRTSHYLIFVSKHFLGYEIMKEIMAKESSATVQGVPTLEYIPADKNYPTLFNFSLPLEELEEMLLEEFSEQTLTMQQIYELHRVGKRYIKKNYKDVLIDMEMKGEILCDPPAIKRKSYKGKPSFRDDVKVTFKKRS; from the coding sequence ATGAATACTGATAAATTTTTCGAAGAAAGTAAAGAACAATCAATTGTTAAGGCAACAATAGTATCCAAATATTTTTATGCATGGGCAAAGGTCCTTATTTCACAAGTAAAGAATAAGGATAAAAAGATCGCATATATCGATTTATTCGCAGGACCTGGAAGATATAAAGATGGATCTAAGTCGACACCAATCTTAATATTAGAAAAAGCTATAGCGGATAAAGATATGCAAGAAATGCTCGTCACTATCTTTAACGATGGCGATCCCGAGCATGCAGAATCATTAAAAAAAGCTATAGCAGAGATTCCAGGCATAAATACATTGAAATATGCTCCTGATATTAAAACGATTGTCGTGGGAGAGGAATTGGCTAAAATATTTGAAAAAATAAAATTAGTGCCAACTCTTTTCTTCGTCGACCCTTGGGGATATAAAGGGCTTTCCCTAAGATTGATCAACTCGGTTCTGAGAAATTTCGGCTGCGACTGTATTATATTTTTCAATTTTAATCGAATAAATATGGGACTAAACAACCCATTAGTTAAAGAACATATGAGCGCTCTTTTTGGTAATGAGCGCGTTGAATCGCTCAAACAACGTTTAGATAAAATGAATCCATACGAAAGAGAACTAACTGTTATTGAAGAGATATCAAATGCTTTAAAAGAAATGGGGGGAAAGTTCGTACTACCATTTAGATTTAGGAGTAGTAAGGGAGATAGGACAAGCCATTATCTTATATTCGTAAGTAAACATTTCCTAGGATATGAGATAATGAAGGAGATTATGGCAAAAGAAAGTTCTGCTACCGTTCAAGGCGTACCTACATTAGAATACATCCCAGCCGACAAGAATTATCCAACATTATTTAATTTTAGTCTACCATTAGAAGAGCTTGAGGAAATGTTATTGGAAGAGTTCTCAGAGCAGACATTAACGATGCAACAAATATATGAATTGCATAGAGTCGGAAAACGCTATATCAAGAAAAATTATAAAGATGTACTTATTGATATGGAGATGAAAGGCGAGATCTTATGTGATCCACCAGCAATTAAAAGAAAATCATATAAAGGCAAACCATCATTTAGAGACGATGTAAAAGTAACATTTAAAAAGCGGAGCTAA
- the trxA gene encoding thioredoxin, with the protein MAEATQFVKEINDAGFDEAVRGSHIVLVDCWAPWCGPCRILAPTIEALAKDYGDRVKFYKLNTDENPKVTTQFRIRSIPTLFIFVDGKLADTIIGAVPRQYIEGKLKALLPQ; encoded by the coding sequence ATGGCTGAAGCTACACAGTTCGTAAAGGAGATCAACGACGCTGGCTTCGATGAGGCGGTAAGGGGGAGCCACATCGTTCTCGTCGATTGCTGGGCGCCCTGGTGCGGGCCGTGCAGGATCCTTGCCCCGACCATCGAGGCGCTGGCAAAGGATTATGGGGATCGCGTGAAGTTCTACAAGCTCAACACGGACGAGAACCCGAAGGTTACGACGCAGTTCAGGATAAGGAGCATACCCACGCTATTCATATTCGTGGACGGCAAGCTCGCCGATACGATCATAGGCGCTGTGCCCCGCCAGTATATCGAGGGCAAGCTGAAGGCGCTGCTGCCTCAATAA
- a CDS encoding DNA topoisomerase IV subunit A, protein MAKHGKHGVDGLYAEIEAAAMADDFEGLYSIAASASRQEFIRILDRLVGEGHSAMGMARDVLRDRRLTRDQERAIMILSAFCLGSMIRVENALPYTFKALRVNRSSVEYDDVEGYSVKGDTVSMSTSNIDQAASMAKLQFLINHIIETIAANSVSTKRDCYYMLKNQFQKYPWMDLDGQGESDRLIGTLERIIRMQRENLNITADPKGLIYGDISLIDEEGKEFSCKEREQSITGLAGQWEVKSYGVKALVAIEKTGVFMDLKKLKVADGLKIGLIHLGGQPARGCRALISLLSCKGIPIGVLTDLSPWSGMIAKSVLSGSIASAHLRGLHAPGAAFLGIESSDVDSWLKDVWKGVQEPLSDLDLARARNNLSLPYMQDGYWKGENSWFIRNGKKTELEALGTAAGSPLKKKSFYEKYIRAKLKEKLGVKV, encoded by the coding sequence ATGGCGAAACATGGAAAACATGGCGTAGATGGCCTTTATGCAGAGATAGAGGCCGCCGCCATGGCCGACGACTTCGAGGGCCTTTATTCGATAGCGGCGTCGGCGAGCCGCCAGGAATTCATTAGAATTCTTGACCGGCTCGTGGGCGAGGGCCACTCGGCAATGGGCATGGCGCGGGACGTTTTAAGGGACAGGAGGCTCACCCGCGACCAGGAGAGGGCGATCATGATACTCTCAGCCTTCTGCCTGGGTTCCATGATCCGCGTCGAGAACGCACTGCCCTACACCTTCAAGGCGCTCAGGGTGAACCGAAGCTCGGTGGAGTACGACGACGTGGAAGGGTACAGCGTAAAGGGCGACACCGTGTCGATGTCCACCTCTAACATAGACCAGGCGGCTTCGATGGCGAAGCTTCAATTCTTAATAAACCACATCATAGAGACGATAGCTGCCAACTCGGTGTCCACAAAGAGAGATTGCTATTACATGCTTAAAAACCAGTTTCAGAAGTACCCGTGGATGGACCTGGATGGCCAGGGCGAGAGCGACCGCCTGATAGGCACGCTGGAGCGTATTATCAGAATGCAGCGCGAGAATTTGAATATAACGGCGGACCCCAAGGGCCTTATTTACGGCGACATCTCCCTTATAGACGAGGAGGGCAAGGAGTTTAGCTGTAAGGAGAGGGAGCAAAGCATCACCGGCCTGGCCGGGCAATGGGAGGTTAAATCTTATGGCGTTAAGGCGCTCGTCGCCATAGAGAAGACGGGCGTGTTCATGGACCTCAAAAAGCTGAAGGTGGCAGATGGGCTGAAAATCGGGCTGATACACCTGGGAGGCCAGCCAGCCAGGGGATGCCGGGCGCTGATTAGCCTCTTATCCTGTAAGGGCATACCTATTGGAGTTCTGACCGACCTGTCGCCATGGTCAGGCATGATAGCTAAATCAGTGCTGAGCGGCAGCATCGCCTCGGCGCACCTGAGAGGCCTTCACGCGCCAGGGGCGGCCTTTTTGGGCATAGAGTCGTCCGACGTGGACTCATGGCTCAAGGACGTGTGGAAAGGGGTGCAGGAGCCCCTGAGCGACCTGGACCTGGCGAGGGCGAGGAACAACCTGTCGCTCCCGTACATGCAGGATGGCTACTGGAAAGGCGAGAACAGCTGGTTTATTAGGAATGGGAAGAAGACGGAGCTCGAGGCCCTGGGCACGGCGGCGGGCTCGCCGCTTAAAAAGAAAAGCTTTTATGAAAAATATATAAGGGCCAAGCTTAAGGAAAAGCTCGGCGTAAAAGTATAG